DNA from Daucus carota subsp. sativus chromosome 1, DH1 v3.0, whole genome shotgun sequence:
aTATGAattcaacaagatcactcatgattatatttaatcttatatattagacgtaaattagtaatttgtctcatgttatgaacagtcccgacatatcaaacgagaaaagaaaaaagagacgGAGGGATTAAAAGATTGtgcatatcaaaataatattattgtgcATTACaatatgataaatttatatcatttgAACATCTCATATAAAATAGGTGAATGTAcaatttttcatgtaatatttTTACCCAGGACTATGAGTTTATAACAATAAGATTACAATAAATCTTTGTCGTTGAATATGTAAAAGAAATAGTATTATTCTGAACATGATGCTCCACTacttctaaatataataaaaattttgtatCCAGTGTTATTTCTACGTAACGTTATCATTTGTGGggttaaattattaaaagaaagGAATAAAACACATGATTTGAGGTTCACTGATAGAGAACTTTTCTAGAGCGTGCTTCAAGAAACTCTAACGCTTCTATTGTCACTCCACTTACTCACCTTAAACTATCTATAGTCAGAGATGAAGCATTTCTAGCACCTCTTGTTTTCCCTCACAATTTTCTTGCtattaaaaaatgatatatgCTGGTTTACCTGTCCAGGTATTTAATTGTACACAACTAAGGGTCTGTTTGTTTGCCAAAGCATAACTTCATTTTGGTAAACAGGGAAAAGTTTCTGGGAAAAATCATTTCTGGaatttataaatgtatatatattatctctGACTAtcacataataaaaatatgaggaATACCAAGAAAATGTTCAGAAATTTTGGAATTCTTTTCCTCTTTTGAGAAGTGGAAGACATTTTCCCTAAAATTGTAAAGTTTTTAAAGGGAAATTTTCACCTCTAGAAAATATTCTATTTTCCCTAAACTGAACAGTCACATCGAAAGTAGGGAAATAACAGCTTTTCTTTGCAAATAACTTTCTTTCTTAGGTGAATATGTTCGGATAATGAAACCCTAAAGTTTGTCTAATTTGCAAGTTGGCCTAGAATTCATTATAATTTGAACTTTGTTTCtgacataaattattttttcaggaGCCTTCATCTGATCCACATTCAGAACTCCTTAAAATGACATCATCGGTAAGAAAGTGCACTACTTGGCTGGAAAAAAAATGTCCTGCCTGATTTCATATACACAGGTCACatgtatattatacatatacagATATGAGAACATTCATATTTCATATCAGTCGTAGGCTGCAGGATATTTGTATCATCAATTGGCCAAGTCCATTTCCTACCTTCCCATCTTGCTCTTTAATAATGATATGATGTGCAattgttattatatttcattacaaacacaaGAAAGTAAGGAAAATATATTCCTCAAGTAAACAacactataaaaaaaaaaaaaggaatatacATTCCTCAAACTATATAAACGTCAAGAAATAGCTTCCAGACAGTAGAAATCAGGAAACTGTCTTCCAGGAAGGTATTTATGAGAAACAAACGGAGCCaagaaattgaaatattattagCTGATTGTAATTTCTCTTTTAAATTTGAAGCAAATGCTAGTAGCTCACAAGTCTCTACTGTTTGCTCTTTAAATTACCTGTCACATACTGTTTGTAAAGTCATCATCTCATGGACCACAGAGCAGTAGACATATTTTCTGTTTGGAGAAGTAAACGTAAAAACCTctctcttatatatatatattctgtttCAAGTCCTTTGCAATTTGATAAAGATCCCGAAGTTGCAATTAATTTGTTAGATGGAATCATGGAGAACGGAGAGCAAGGCAAGTGAGAACTTTTAGCTGAGCCATTAAGTCTTTACGTCATTATCCATTAAGTTTGCCCTTAACATACTCTATGGTACACATTTTTATGAAGAATTAGATTGTAAGCATTGCATGTTAATTTGGACAATAGGAGATAGTTTTACCACAGTCGATAGtcagctgtgtttatatattgtTCAAATTTTGTGTCACAAAACTGTTCTGAAGCCTTCGTTGGCACGCACGGAATTCGTTTTTTTATTCAGGCTGAACAAAATAGGATGAGAAGGACATTAACAAAAAAGTCGCATTCGTGGTGGTGGGATAGCCACATCAGCcctaaaaattcaaaatggcTTGCAGATAATCTCGAGGGTAAGAAGCTAAGGTTTTCTTTTCTACTTATATTGTTTACTTTAAATGTAAAAGTTTCCTTGCAAATAAAATTGAAGATTgcatgtactccctctgtccccttttacatgccccttttgaaaaaattacgcatcttaagaaaaagTTTAGTTGAGTATTTGAGTTATTTGTATACCCTTATACTGAATTAAGTTGAtttatgtgtatatgtgtgGTAGTCAAACAtgaaaacttttattcaaaggGTATTTTTTGGgaaaacattcaaaaaattgctttgaaaagagaaatgagacaagtattttgggacaattttttttttactcaaaaaggacatgtaaaaggggaaggagggagtaatattcttAATCATTTATCTTGAATGCtggaaattatttaatattgataAATCTTGATCACTCCATCTATAGTATATCTACTTGATATCAATATCCATACAACAAAGAATCATGTTTGGGTTGTTATATGGTAAATGACTTTCTCATCTAATTTAAGAGTGCTTTTACTTTTTTTGCTGGTTAGCTATTCTACTGTAAATATTTGTGCATGTCATATTTCTTTTTGGTGGAACATGTCAAAATAAACTGACAAAAGGGTCTTCCACAGAGATGGACCAGAGTGTCAAGCAAATGTTGAAGCTTATTGAAGACGATGGAGACTCATTTGCTAAAAAAGCCGAGATGTATTATCAGAAGAGGCCAGAACTGATTGCGCATGTTGAGGAACTTTACCGAATGTATCGCTCATTAGCTGAGCGATATGATCATGTGACAGGAGAGCTGCGAAAGAGCATGCCTTCAGATCTTCAGATGCAAGGCTCAGGCATCTCTGATGTTGGTTTTGAACCTCCTTCAACATTGTCATCTACAGATCAGGGGTTGACTCGCCGTAAATCAGGTTCTCGAGCTGCTGGTTTTGAATATTTTCTTGGCACAGGTGGAAGCAGCTCAGATTTGTGCGACAAAGGAGAGGAATCGTCAACGCTGGATTCCGAGTCAGAATCAGACAATTCTTCAGTTAATAATTACTCAGGACAATCAACCAATGGTGATGACCAGGGCCTACGTAAGAAGGTTAGTGAATTGGAAGCTGAGCTTCGTGATCTGAAACAGAGACTTCGAGTGCAACAAGAAGAACATGTTGATGGATCTTTTAGGGTCACTAAAATTGGGAATTCTGAAGGTCTGTTTGCTCGACTTGCTGGATATGAAGATGAATTGAGTGCAGTGAATGCAAAGTTCCAGCTCGCCAATGAAGAGATTGCTAGGTTGCGGAATTTGCTGACTGAACCTGACGGAATGCAAGAAGGTGTTGAAATTAAAGGAGCAGGAACTGAAACTGAGGGAACGGGAGGGGCAGAATCTCAGCTTGTCAGGTTGGAAGGAGATGCTTCAGACCAAGAAGACAAGATCAGAGTACTTGAGAAAGAGTTGATAATTACAAGAGAAAAGGTTCATGATTCAGAGAAAGAACTTGCCTGTCTAAAGCATGAACTTGAGACTACTACGTCCTTGGCCCAACACTTGCATGATCAGCTTGGGTCAGCTAAGAAAGATGCCTCTATGTGGAAATCTAAGCTTGATAAAGAGAAGCGAGAAACTTCTAAGCTACATGACAGGATTGTCAGGTACAAAGCTAACCTGTCAGAACGTGATCAGGAAATCAGAGCACTTAAAGAAACAATTTATAATGCGAATAAGAGCTTATCTGAAGAGAACCTGCACCTGCAAGCACAGATGACGAAATTAATAAAGGAACACGCTTACCTAGAGGATAATCTGAAAGAGTGGGATCTGCGTTGCCAGTCTGCGGAGGAGGAGCTTAAACGATTGAAGGCTGGAAAAGCAGAAATGGAAGTTCTATTTAGAGCTGAAGTTGAGCAACTGAAGGCAAGAATTTCTGAAAGAGAAGACTGCATGGAAGAATTGAACAGAAGTGTGGAGGTTCTTACATTAGAATACAACAAGGTGATGATGGAGATGGCTGAAGGGAATGTCAAGATTTCTAAACTCACTGCAGACATAAGTTCCAAGGATGATCAAATCGAGCAAATGAGcaagcatttgcatgaattacaCATTGAACATGTCGAGCTGATTGCTGAAACTGAGAGGGCACATTCAGGAGTTACAGCGTTGAAGCAAGAGCTTGAGAGAAAAGAAGTCGTCATCATGCAAAGAGCTGAAGAGAAACGAGAGGTTATCCGGCAGCTGTGTTTCTCACTTGAGCATTACAGGAATGGTTACCATCAGCTTCGCCAAGCTTTTGTAGGACAGAAGAGGCTTCCGGTTATAGCTTCATAGTTTGTTTGTTATTACTCTAGTTTTACATGCATGCTGCTTTGCGTTTAAAGAATGCTGGAGGTTCAGAACGTGGTCTTTTGTATTTTCACAACCACAACAGATATCACTCGGATATAATCTAATAAAGTTTCCTATGAATTTATCCTGCGTGAGTTCCTTTAGGTGGGGTTATAACCAAATTCCAATGCAGGAAATCTGTCGAAGCACCTGCACCAAGATTTCTATTTTATAACTTGTCGCGTTGATATTTTCGTAGTCTGCCCGTTTGGTAACCAGTAAATGAGACTGGGGATTGGCTCCCCGCGAGGCCTTGAAGCGTGATGAACCACTAGTTCCATTTGAGCTTCTTATTACTACTCCAAAGGTAACATACTTGGTTGACATATTTTAACTGTAGATTAATATCAACACTCTTTAGAACTCTAATAAAATATCATGACACTTTCAATTTTTTCAGAACAATAAATACCAAATTAGGGTTCACACAGACGGTTCGTTGTGAATTGTGATCAGTTTACAAGTACAAATTGGGTTCGTTGTGAATTAACCGTTTACAAGTACAAATTGGGAAACCCCGTTGACTAGGTTGAAAATAATCCCAGAGTATTTCTGATTAAAATTCGGGTTTCACTTGTTAGAAACAAATATCatcttttttcatataaaaagcTAGTGATTTCAAACCTCATTTTATAACTCTAACTAATATACATTatattcaataatatatatcgtattataattatataaacattATAGAAAACTAGTGATTCCAAAACTTATTTTATAACTCAAACTAATATACATTATACTTAGAACTCGAATCCGAATTTATTCTAGACGAACCGCATCAAATATGAATATTGATAGGCAAACAAATTATTACGAGCgaaataataaaatgttaatttaaatatgaactAAATCTAAATGAGTAATATAAATTAGAgaaaaatctaatcatgattttgaAAATTCAAAGAGTTTTCTaagtattgtgaatattttttttccgaGAATACTGAATTTGAGGGACAAGAAGAAAATCTTCCGGAAGTGGATATCAATATTTTTaggacaaatattaatatagagTGAATAAATCCTTCTTTGATAAAATATCTCGAGGGTTgaagaatttattaatttttgaaggatttaaaattatttattccggaagaaaataaaatatttaaatataaaataaattattttaaatataaatttgtgagacttaaaaatattaaatcttggaAATCCTTTTTTCActtttcatataatttaatgTTTGAATAGAAAGACAATATAATTCTATAGTATACATGGTCCCCActtttaaaacaaatacatTTTAATACATAGcaacaataaataattttaaactaactTGCAAAAGAAAAACTATACATTCttgattaatcaaataaattaatgtcatatataaaaaaatttctaagtgaattaaaatttaatatttatcacaaatatcatatatatatcgaAGAAATCCTTTCACATTACTTTTAGATATCTACttctttatattaaaaaaaaaaactacggACAAAAAGAGCCAATAAAATAACTGTAATGATTATAATACCttcatttaacaaaaaaaataacaaaaatgtaattattttataataaatattaaaattcaattaaattttattgttaCATGGAGTTCAACCCCGTACTCAAACAATTATTCCAAAAAGCTACGCATTACTATCACTAGGCCGTCCAAACCATGTTAATTTGGGTTTTCTGCATAACCCAAATTAACAACTTCAACTTTGCACTACATATGGTTTATGATCAACTTTCAGATGATTTCCTAGCACCATATCAGTTATCATTTCAGCAGTTCCCATCGCCTAACAAAAAGATTGCAGATACATCAGATCAAAAAATATTCGTTACAGATTAAACATACAAATATTAAACACATTATTCTCTAACACTCAATTTCAGTAGCAATGTAGCACTGAAAAGAAATGGCGAGCTATTACCAAAGTGAGCCCCTCTCCTTCATGTCCAGCCGCAACAAATACATTCGACAAACCAGGAACTGGGCCTATTACTGGCTTCCCATCGGGCACTGAACAGTATACAATAATATAAGATCAAAAAAAGCCAAGTAACAAAACATGATTTCCAGTTATACTAATATTCTATATCCAccgtaaataattatatatctttcCCTTGCACACTTACTGTAAGGTCTTAATCCTACTCGTACGTTCCGCCTTTCACTAAGACTTTTAAGAGAAAGTTCTTGTAAACAAGGAAAAAACACCCCTGCTCGCTCCCATATGCAATTGATGATGGACTCGTCCACATCTGTGTTGAACCCAAGTATTTGCCTGCTACTTCCTGTATACACATGAACCATTCTGAAGCATGTCAGTTCCACAATACAATCACTGAAGGCAGTCCACAAATCCGAAAATAAGAGAGATACAGAAAACAGTGTAATTTAGTTATTAATATAATGTACTCGCAAGAAAGTACAATAAAGAATCAAACATAGGCAAAAAACCAGATAAAGATACCGAAGAAAACAAAGGCAGCCTAACTATGCAATACGTACCAAGTATAAGATTTCCCATTGTATCCATTGTGGCTGTCATCGAAATAGACGTGAATTCTGCATGGTTCACAGATAATGGACCAGAAACAGCGGATTCTAAGGTTGCATTTTGGTGACCGACATAACCGGCCTCCATAAGACCATGGTTCAGCTTGAAAAAATCGAAGTTTTTTATCACAAGCAAGTGCCCCTATAACACATATCATATGCCTGGGAATTTGAGATACACAGCAACATGACAATTGACAACAAAGTATTGAGAGTGAGTTATCGTAAGAACATTAAGATTAGTAATTACCTCTtgacaaattttaatttctacTTCATTGCTCAAGGGATGTGACACAGGCTGttaatctatttaatatatcGAAAATCTAATAGTAAGGCTACAAATAAGGTGAACAAAACCACACAGCAGTGGTTATTCAAGAGTGAGCAGATATAAGCACACACGTACTGATATACATAAAGGTTTTTTGTGTTCCTAATTCCTATATAAGCCATGGCAATGACCCAAGGTCATAATTTATTACCAAAAGTCTAATATGTTGTCATGCTCTCTAGAAGGGATCACTGAGACTATAAGATTTATATATTGTATGTTAGGCATAAACTTTAATGGTATTCTGATGCTTCAGTGCAACTACTAAGAAGCATAAATCTATAGGCTAACTTTAGAGCATTGGtgcaatctatactatactattaaagtcgaaatattaaaatttttgatatgTTAGTCGGTTTGTCGGTATTTGGGTCGGTTTAcgggtcttttttttttttgctaagcgtTTAACGGGTCTTTTGGATTATAACTAAAAACCAATTATACATCTTCACTATAAAATATCTCTTCGGCCTATATATTTGTAAGTCCTATGAAGGAAACTTATTTAGCATACCCAATAAACTATATTAACCCCAACATgcctattaattatttaaaacctATTTTAATTAAAAGACACATATTATTCTAACATAaatgtatttttgaaattaaattaaataatatatatacaatataagaacaaatattataagtcaCCCGTGCAATGCGCGTGCTATAAGCTAGTAGAGTATTAACTATTAAAGtgcttagcaaaaaaataaataactagcATACTAGATTACAGTATAAGAACAACTCTAACCCAACACTATAACAACTATGATAATGTAACTTAGAGTGTAAACCAAATCCAGTGCAACACAAAAATAGTGTAGAACTTACACCAAATGGATAgtctgacaccaaatttggtgtcaaaagTACATTTGGTGTAATCTTtgcaccaaatttggtgtcttTCATAATTCTAATAATGCCCTTGCTTTTTGTTAATATAACAAATTTGTTCCCCTTATATCATAGAAAGATCCTTTTAGTGTAAATAATTGTGTCAAAGACAAATTTATTCCCTTTATGTTATAGAAAGATTCCTTTTAGTGTAAATTATAGTGCCAATGGGTTGGAATGCAGTTTATAAATGATGTGATTTTGACACTAGAATAGTGTATAtgcaaaatcaaaatatcagtTTGCCATTATAAACATTTGAAGTGACTCTGCTTCAGTTTGTGACCTGTTTAGCTTCAGGCAGAATGCTTTAACACGAATTCACACAGTGAAAGACAAGCTTATCCAGGCATTATTACATATACCTGCCATCGAAATTCTCAAACAACGGTGTAACCATGAATATGTAACCGTGAAGTGTCAAAGAAAATACGGTGAAAAAGCCTCGAGATTCTGACCTTTCGTGGTTTTACAGGAAATGACAATTCCACTCCCAAGTCACGAATCAAATTAGGCATCAATGACCCTGTCCAGCAACCAGTTGCAATCACCACAGCCTTCTTACTAAACAAAGTATTCTTAGAAGTCTGCACAGCTGTAATCTCTCCTCTGCTACCGGATCTGAACATACATGTCAACAAATACATTAGTAATTATTTTGCCCTCAGAACATCTTTTACAATAGACTTCACAATTTGTGTTTGATCCGAATTGGTAATTAACCTTAGCAAACACTTCACAGGCTCATGATAATACTCTCTGTATCTTCCTGCAGTTGTGTACTGTCTGTTAATCTAAATTGGTATGTATACTATGTCAGTAGATGCATGACAGCAATTTCAATAACGTTGATAAAAACGGAAGTGTGCAGTTggatcaaaaaaatatttaaatgaccTTCTCAATATAAGCAACTGTTTGTCGAGCATCCAATTGGTAATCATCTGGTAGAAAGGCCGCCCCACCTTCTTTTTCAAGCGCAAGCGCAGGTTCTTGTACTAGCAGCTCAGTGGCTGACAAGAACTGCGCCTTCAACCCAGCCTTGGACAGCTCATCCACCCTCTGTTTTAAGATGACTGATTCTTGAGCAGTTTTACCAACTAACAAGCTCCCTGTTAGTTGAAGCAGATAtcaatctttaaaaaaaattgaaaacgtGAAGGGtggatattattataattgtaaAAAGTAAATAGTGaagtaactttttttttttgacaatatctgttctaatacttcTCGAGACGAGAATCGAGACAACAAAGGACAAATCCATCACTTGGGCTATTCAATCGTACTCAACAGTGAAGTAAGTTTGTGTAATAGAGATGAGATATTCCAACTTGCCAGTCTTGTTCCAGCCAAGTAAGTGCAGAGGATCAAGGCCTTGGTGTGTCATAGTTTGTGCAAACTCCTCCCAGAGAAGACGGCTTCGACTTGCTAGCTCCCACTTTTGAGTACCAGGTGTCTTGTGTACCATCCATATGTAACCCTGTCCTGCACCGGTGGCGCCGGCGCAAGGGACAGCGGCGTCTACCACAGCAACGGACAGATCGGAGTGAAGCAGGAGCTGGTGAGCTATAGTCAATCCGATGATTCCAGCACCAACTATTACCACGTCGTACGAGTTGAAAGCCGAAACAACAGCAAGTGAACCGGATTGTCGTGGCCTGTATCTTGTTTTCGAACAAAATGTCAAACTAGTTGACGGGGGCAGACGATTAAACAACGACGATTGGTTCCAAATACTAGAGAACGATGACCCAAATCGGTTATTATCATTGTTAttagtagtatattttattagacTCTGAGAAATCAGGGCAGCAGCCATTTTTACTTCTTTGCAACTCACTCTCACTCGCTACTAGTAAGTAGTGTCTCTCATCTTTCATCTTAGAGCCGGAAGCCGCCCCCTCTatgttattatttcttttttataaaatgtggagaaaataaactttttattccccaaatatttatcttaattcttaaattataataatggatctttatgtatatatataaaatttttaattaactcATTTATAACTGTCACCCAAAGTTTTGTACGCGATTACCGACTTCAAAGTttggtttataatttttttaaattaatttcaaaatctatTTTGTAAATTCATTATCctaaatgaaatttcttaatttCTCTAAATTTGAAAATCCTAAGTTCTTTCTAGGCTGTTTTACTTTGCTTAAATTTCTAAGTTTTTTTTTCCCAATTTATGCTtaaactagtgaaaaaaacGCGCTTCGCGCGAGTGagaaaaaataga
Protein-coding regions in this window:
- the LOC108204427 gene encoding protein NETWORKED 4A isoform X1, giving the protein MSCLISYTQAEQNRMRRTLTKKSHSWWWDSHISPKNSKWLADNLEEMDQSVKQMLKLIEDDGDSFAKKAEMYYQKRPELIAHVEELYRMYRSLAERYDHVTGELRKSMPSDLQMQGSGISDVGFEPPSTLSSTDQGLTRRKSGSRAAGFEYFLGTGGSSSDLCDKGEESSTLDSESESDNSSVNNYSGQSTNGDDQGLRKKVSELEAELRDLKQRLRVQQEEHVDGSFRVTKIGNSEGLFARLAGYEDELSAVNAKFQLANEEIARLRNLLTEPDGMQEGVEIKGAGTETEGTGGAESQLVRLEGDASDQEDKIRVLEKELIITREKVHDSEKELACLKHELETTTSLAQHLHDQLGSAKKDASMWKSKLDKEKRETSKLHDRIVRYKANLSERDQEIRALKETIYNANKSLSEENLHLQAQMTKLIKEHAYLEDNLKEWDLRCQSAEEELKRLKAGKAEMEVLFRAEVEQLKARISEREDCMEELNRSVEVLTLEYNKVMMEMAEGNVKISKLTADISSKDDQIEQMSKHLHELHIEHVELIAETERAHSGVTALKQELERKEVVIMQRAEEKREVIRQLCFSLEHYRNGYHQLRQAFVGQKRLPVIAS
- the LOC108204427 gene encoding protein NETWORKED 4A isoform X2, which codes for MTSSAEQNRMRRTLTKKSHSWWWDSHISPKNSKWLADNLEEMDQSVKQMLKLIEDDGDSFAKKAEMYYQKRPELIAHVEELYRMYRSLAERYDHVTGELRKSMPSDLQMQGSGISDVGFEPPSTLSSTDQGLTRRKSGSRAAGFEYFLGTGGSSSDLCDKGEESSTLDSESESDNSSVNNYSGQSTNGDDQGLRKKVSELEAELRDLKQRLRVQQEEHVDGSFRVTKIGNSEGLFARLAGYEDELSAVNAKFQLANEEIARLRNLLTEPDGMQEGVEIKGAGTETEGTGGAESQLVRLEGDASDQEDKIRVLEKELIITREKVHDSEKELACLKHELETTTSLAQHLHDQLGSAKKDASMWKSKLDKEKRETSKLHDRIVRYKANLSERDQEIRALKETIYNANKSLSEENLHLQAQMTKLIKEHAYLEDNLKEWDLRCQSAEEELKRLKAGKAEMEVLFRAEVEQLKARISEREDCMEELNRSVEVLTLEYNKVMMEMAEGNVKISKLTADISSKDDQIEQMSKHLHELHIEHVELIAETERAHSGVTALKQELERKEVVIMQRAEEKREVIRQLCFSLEHYRNGYHQLRQAFVGQKRLPVIAS
- the LOC108204032 gene encoding uncharacterized protein LOC108204032 isoform X2, with protein sequence MAAALISQSLIKYTTNNNDNNRFGSSFSSIWNQSSLFNRLPPSTSLTFCSKTRYRPRQSGSLAVVSAFNSYDVVIVGAGIIGLTIAHQLLLHSDLSVAVVDAAVPCAGATGAGQGYIWMVHKTPGTQKWELASRSRLLWEEFAQTMTHQGLDPLHLLGWNKTGNLLVGKTAQESVILKQRVDELSKAGLKAQFLSATELLVQEPALALEKEGGAAFLPDDYQLDARQTVAYIEKINRQYTTAGRYREYYHEPVKCLLRSGSRGEITAVQTSKNTLFSKKAVVIATGCWTGSLMPNLIRDLGVELSFPVKPRKGHLLVIKNFDFFKLNHGLMEAGYVGHQNATLESAVSGPLSVNHAEFTSISMTATMDTMGNLILGSSRQILGFNTDVDESIINCIWERAGVFFPCLQELSLKSLSERRNVRVGLRPYMPDGKPVIGPVPGLSNVFVAAGHEGEGLTLAMGTAEMITDMVLGNHLKVDHKPYVVQS
- the LOC108204032 gene encoding uncharacterized protein LOC108204032 isoform X1, with product MAAALISQSLIKYTTNNNDNNRFGSSFSSIWNQSSLFNRLPPSTSLTFCSKTRYRPRQSGSLAVVSAFNSYDVVIVGAGIIGLTIAHQLLLHSDLSVAVVDAAVPCAGATGAGQGYIWMVHKTPGTQKWELASRSRLLWEEFAQTMTHQGLDPLHLLGWNKTGSLLVGKTAQESVILKQRVDELSKAGLKAQFLSATELLVQEPALALEKEGGAAFLPDDYQLDARQTVAYIEKINRQYTTAGRYREYYHEPVKCLLRSGSRGEITAVQTSKNTLFSKKAVVIATGCWTGSLMPNLIRDLGVELSFPVKPRKGHLLVIKNFDFFKLNHGLMEAGYVGHQNATLESAVSGPLSVNHAEFTSISMTATMDTMGNLILGSSRQILGFNTDVDESIINCIWERAGVFFPCLQELSLKSLSERRNVRVGLRPYMPDGKPVIGPVPGLSNVFVAAGHEGEGLTLAMGTAEMITDMVLGNHLKVDHKPYVVQS